ATAGGCGTCGCGCAGATCAGTTTTATGTTCATGATTTATCTCTCTCGCGTTGGGGACCGGCGGCGAATCCTTGTAAGGAAAGCCGGCGGCGAGAGTGTCGCAAGGCTTTTTGACAGAACGATTAATTTCTTACGCAACTATTCCATTTAGCTTTTGTCGTGAGTTGAACAGTCGGCTTTATGTCATTTAGGCGACATGTCAGTGAAATAACCTCGCGCAGTCGATCAACACGAGCAGGTAAGAAAAGATATGCGGCGCGATGTGGCAGGGGTTCGAAAAGGGATGGCCTTCGGGCGCACGGGATGGCTCGGTGTGCTGGGCGTTTCAGCGTTGTTCGCCGTGGTGCTGACGGGCTGCGATGCAGGCAACGCACAGGCCGATGGCGCGCATACGTCTGCAGCGCAAGCCGCCGATGCGAGTGGTGCGCAGATCCGGAAAGTGTCAGCGGATGGCGCTGCCGTCTTGCCCGCCGGCGGTCAGACGCGTGCTCAGGTGTATGAGTCCGTCAGGAAGATGACGGCCGTCGGTAAGCAGCTTTTCTTCGATCCGTCACTGTCGGGTTCGGGCAAGCTCGCGTGCGCGTCGTGTCATAGCCCGCAGCATGCGTTCGGTCCGCCGAACGCGCTGGCCGTGCAGCTCGGTGGTCAGGACATGCATCAGCAAGGCATGCGTGCCGCGCCGAACATCAAGTATCTGCAGAAAGTGCCGTCGTTCACCGAGCACTATCACGATTCGGACGACGAAGGCGACGAAAGCGTCGACGCAGGCCCGACAGGCGGGCTGATGTGGGACGGCCGCGTGAACCACGCGCGCGACCAGGCGCGCATGCCGCTGACGTCGTCGTTCGAAATGGGTAGCAGCCCGCAGAAAGTGGCGTCGGCCGTGAAGGCTGCGCCGTATGCGAACGAGTTTCGCGACGCGTTCGGCGCGCATGTTTTCGACAGCGACGACACGACGTTCAAGGCGGTGCTGGAGGCGCTCGAAGTGTTCCAGCAAACGCCTGAACTGTTTTATCCGTACACAAGCAAGTACGACGCGTATCTCGCAGGCAAGGCTCAGTTGACCAAAGCCGAGTTGCACGGCCTGCAGCTTTTCAACGACGAAACCAAGGGTAACTGCGCGAGCTGCCACATCAGTCAGCGTGCGCTCGACGGCGCGCCGCCCGCGTTCACCGATTTCGGTCTGATTGCGCTCGGCGTGCCGCGCAACCGCTCGCTGTCCGTGAATCGCGATGCGCATTTCTACGATCTGGGCGCGTGCGGTCCGGAGCGCACGGATCTGAAGGGGCAGGGCGAGTATTGCGGCATTTTCCGTACGCCGACGCTGCGCAACGTCGCGCTGCGCAAGACCTTTTTTCACAACGGGATCTATCACTCGCTCGACGACGTCGTGCGCTTCTATGCGCAGCGCGATACGAACCCGGAGAAGTTCTATCCCGTCGTGAAGGGCAAGGTGCAGAAGTTCGACGATCTGCCGAAGAAGTATTGGGCGAATCTGAATACCGATCCGCCGTTCGATCGCAAGCCGGGCGACAAGCCTGCGCTGGATGAATCAGAGATCAAGGACGTGGTCGCGTTCCTCAAGACGCTGACGGACGGTTATCAACCGGAAGCGCCACAGCAGCATGCGGACGCTCACATCGTCAGCAGCAAATAGCAGCCTGCGATCAACAGCACGAACGACGCGAGCAGGCAGGCGAGGCCGGCTCGCGTCAGCACGCATGGCCACCTGCGGCGGCGCAGGCCGCGAATACGCACGATAGTCGGCGTCGGCGCGGGATCGATGCGCATGACGACGACCGTCAGCGTGATGCAGATCAGCGTCAGCATCGCGGCGAAAAACTGGAGAGCGAACGAGAGGTCCATGAGCGGCAGTCGCAACGCGTAAGCGTTCGATATACGGTTGAATTTGACCGGGTTCATGTTAGGGATGGGCTTCATCAGTGCCTATGAGACGCGTCCTAAAATGGTCTGAACAGGCTTGTGGATGGCGGGTAGCGCGACGAGCGTTATCTCAATGATGCTTCCGGCTTGCGTTGAAGTGCGTCGATGAACGCATGTCCGCGACGAACCTGTGTGCCGGATCGACGTGCTATGCTTTTGGGGTCCAGATCGCGCGACTTAATGGCCGCGCCGATCGTGCCCGAACCCGACTTCAGCGGAGAACTACATGTCGATGCGAATCCGAGCCGCGTTTCAACTCTCCGTGGGCGGGCTGCTGCTCGCTGGCGCAGTCGGCGCGCACGCTGCCAATCTCGGCTTTCTTAACGACACGCCGATTTCCTACATGAAGCAGGCCGACAACGATTCGCTGAAAGCCGCCGCATTCGATGCGCTCGACAAGAAGCAGGACGGCGAGTCGGTCACCTGGAACAACGATGGCCTGCGCAACAGCACGAAAATCGAGGCGCAACTGACGCCCGACGCCACCTCGAAAACGGGCGACCGCACGTGCCGTCAGATGCACGTCGTGTTGAGCGCGAAAGGGCAGTCGATGAATCTCAACCCGCAGTTCTGCCGCGAGGGCACGGGCCGCTGGGTGCTGCAGAAGAAGCATTGAGCGCGCGCACGGTTTCTTGCGGCGTCGTTCTGCTCGATCCCAACGGGCGCGTGCTGCTCGCGCACGCGACGGAAACGACGCATTGGGACATTCCCAAAGGGCAGGGCGAGGAGGGCGAAGCGCCGCACGTGACGGCGCTGCGTGAGATGGAGGAGGAAACGGGTCTCACGGTCGAGCCCGAACGTCTGACGGACCTTGGGCGTTTCGTGTATCGGCGGGACAAGGATCTGCATCTGTTCGCCGCGCGCGCCCGCGCCGACGAACTCGATCTCACGCGTTGCACGTGCACGTCGATGTTTCCGCGCCGCTCGGACGGCACGATGATTCCCGAAATGGACGCGTTCCGCTGGGCCGCACCGGATGAAGTCGAGCACTACGCGAGCCGCAGTCTCACGCGGCTCTTTCAGACGACGCTATCGCTTGCCGAGTTGCATCAATCGCTTGAAGCGTCCTGAGTACGACGTAAGCGTCAGTCCAGCGCCTTGTCGTTCGGATGCGCGAACAGCGTGCGCATTTCCGACGACAGCGGATAGTTCAGGTTGATTCCGTGCGGCGGGATCGGCTGCGTGAACCAGACGTTGTATAGCCGCTCGGCTTCGCCCGACGTCTGCATCTTCGAAATCACACGGTTCACCAGCTCGCGGAACGGCGCGTCGCCCTTGCGGAACATGCACGCATAGGTTTCATAGCCGAGCGGTGTGCCCGTCACGACGAAGTCGTCGGGACGCGGATCGGTGGCGCGAAAGCCGTAGAGAATCGGCTCGTCCATCACGAACGCGACCGCGCGGTCGGCCTTCACGGCTGCGAACGCATCGGAATGATCCTTGGCGCTCGCGATGCGCATGTTCAACTGCTTCTCGCTGTTCAACTGACGCACGAGCCGTTCGTCCGACGTGCCCGCCGTCGTGACGACGGGCTTGCCGGCGAGGTCGGCGAAGTCGGTGATGCCCGCGTTCTTGCGCGCGATCATCCGCACCGCGTACTGGAAGAAGCTGTTCGAAAAGGCCGCGACGTTTTCGCGTTCGCGCGTATGCGTGGTCGAGCCGCATTCGAGATCGATCTGGTTGTTGGCCAGCATCATGAAGCGGTTCGCCGATGTGATGGGCACTTCGCGCACGCGCAGATTGGGCATCGCGAGCGTCTTCCTGATCTCGTCGACGATGGCGAGCGCGATGGTCTGCGAATAGCCGATCGTGCGATCGCCGTCGGCGTAGGAGAAGGGAATCGACGCTTCACGTACGCCGAGCGCGATGACGCCGTCGTCGTGAATCTTCTTGAGCGTTCCCGTGGGTTCGTCGGCGTGTGCGGACGGCACGAACGACGCAAGCGCCGCGGCCGCGATGATAGCGAGTGCCACTCGCCTGTGTTTGATTGCAACCTTCATTTTTCCCCCTGGGGCCGGCAGCAATCAGTCCGGCTGCACTGTCACGCCGTGCATGGCGATGTCCTTCGTGCTGCACCACGGCCACGGCATGCGTGCGCTAAAAACGCCGCATGCCGCGCGTGACGCAACCAGACAATCAGCTTACGCCGGCTTTCCCCAACTGTCTCTCAGACTGACGATCCGGTTGAATACGGGTTTGCCCGGCTTCGTGTCATAGCGGTCGGCGACGAAGTAGCCGTGACGCTCGAACTGATAGCGCTGTTCCGGCTCGATGTCGCGCAGACCCGGCTCGACGAACGCATGCATGACGCGCTTCGAATCGGGATTGAGCGCTTCGAGGAAATCGCGGCCGCCCGCGTCGGGCTGCGCTTCCTTGAACAGGCGATCGTAGATGCGCACTTCGACGGGCACCGCCTGGGTCGCGCTGATCCAGTGGATCGTGCCCTTCACCTTGTAGTTGTTCGCGCCTTCCGTGCCCGAACGGCTATCCGGGAAGTAGTTGCAGTGCACGGCGATCACGTTGCCGTTCTCGTCCTTCTCCGCGCCCGTGCATTCGACGACATAACCGTACTTCAGGCGCACCTTGTTGCCGGGGAACAGGCGGAAATAGCCCTTCGGCGCGCTTTCCATGAAGTCTTCGCGCTCGATCCACAGTTCGCGCGAGAACGGGAACGTGCGCACGCCGCGATCCGGATGATGCGGATGGACGGGCGCGCTGCATTCTTCCGTCTGGCCTTCCGGATAGTTGTCGATGACGAGCTTCAGCGGATCGAGCACGCAGGTCGCGCGCGGCGCCTTTTCGTCGAGATCGTCGCGCAGCGCGCCTTCGAACACGCTCATGTCGATCCACGAATCGACTTTCGTGATGCCGATGCGCTCGCAGAACAGCCTGATGCCGTCCGGCGTGAAGCCGCGCCGGCGCACACCGACGATGGTCGGCATACGCGGATCGTCCCAGCCGTCGACATGGCCTTCGTTGACGAGCTGCAGCAGCTTGCGCTTGCTGGTGATCGCGTACGTGAGATTCAGGCGCGAAAACTCGATCTGCTGCGGCAGCGGACGCGCGAAGATGCCGGCGTCGGCGAGTTCGTTGAGGATCCAGTCGTACAGCGGACGGTGATCTTCGAACTCGAGCGTGCACAGCGAATGCGTGATGTTTTCGAGCGCGTCCGAAATGCAGTGCGTGTAGTCGTACATCGGATACACGCACCACTTGTCGCCCGTCCGGTAGTGGTGGGCGAAGCGGATGCGGTAGATGACGGGATCGCGCATGTTGAAGTTCGGCGACGACATGTCGATCTTCGCGCGCAGCACGTGTTCGCCTTCCTTGAACTCGCCCGCCTTCATGCGGCGGAAGAGGTCCAGGTTTTCGTCGACGCTGCGGTCGCGGAAACGCGACGGCGTGCCGACTTCCGTCGCCGAGCCGCGGTTCGCGCGCATTTCTTCGGCGCTCTGGCTGTCCACGTAGGCCTTGCCGCGCGTGATCAGCAGTTCGGCGAATTCGTACAGCTTGTCGTAGTAGTCGCTCGCGAAGTAAAGGTGCTCCTGCTTGTCATCTTTCCATTCGAAGCCGAGCCACTTCACGGCGTCGACGATCGAGTCGACGTATTCGAAGCTTTCCTTTTCCGGGTTCGTGTCGTCGAAGCGCAAATGGCACACGCCGCCGTAGCTTTGCGCGATGCCGAAGTTCAGGCAGATGCTCTTCGCGTGGCCGATGTGCAGATAACCGTTCGGCTCCGGCGGAAAGCGCGTTTCCACGCGCTGGCTCCACTTATCCGAGCGGTTGTCGTCGTCGATGATGTTGCGGATGAAATTCGAAACGGGCGCGTCGTTGCGCTCGGCGTCTTTGCGATCGTTGTTCATGCGAGATGGAGAGAGTCGGTCCTGGACACTATATGTGTCCGTTAGTCTGTCAATTCTACCTGACGACACATTCGACGACAGCCTTTAAGCCTGCGCAATACGGCGTGCAGCTTGCACGTGCCCATTTTGTCCGGATTTTCGGGGTGCGATCCCCGCTGTAACAGGACGTAAATTGCATTGGCCCCGCGCAATGCACGCGCTTAGCATGCGTCGCGCTGCGCCGTCCTGCGACCGTGCGCGGCATCGTTTTTTGTGCGTCTCTTTCGTCTGCCGCAGTTCAGCCAGCAACCGGCTTGCCCGGCGGTTCTGGCGACGCGCCGCGTGCCTGTGGCGCCTCCGGCGGCGTTTTTCGGCAGACACTGCATTTCCGTTATTCTGTCGTGGCCTGGGCGGGCGCCGCCCGTCCCGCCGCTTCACGCGACCTGTCCTTGCCGCGAGCCCGCCGTCTCTGGCGTTGCGCACGGGCGAGCCGGTCCATCGATCCCGGAGTTCCTCGGATGTCTCTTCCGACGTCGCGCGCGCTGCGCGCACTTTCTGGTGCCGATATGCATGTCGAAACTCGTGCTGGCACCCACGCCGAATCATCTGCCGCGCGCGCCTTGGCGCGCGTCGCGACCACGCTGGCGCTCACGGGCGCGCTGCTCGCGAGTTTCGTCGCGGCGCCTGTGGCCGATGCGAAAACGCCCCAGCCGAAGCCCGCGCTCGACGCATCCGCGGTCGCCGTGCCCGACCGCTATGCCGCGGACGCCGCGCAGCAAATCTTCGCGGCGGGCGGCAACGCCGTCGACGCCGCCGTCGCAGTCGCCTTCACGCTCGCCGTCACGTACCCGGATGCGGGCAACATCGGCGGCGGCGGGTTCATGACGGTGTACATGGACGGCAAGCCGTACTTCCTCGACTACCGCGAAAAAGCGCCGCAAAGCGCGACGCGCGACATGTACATCGACGACAAGGGCAACGTGATCAAGGGCATGAGCGCCGTCGGGCATCGCGCGGTGGCCGTGCCGGGCACCGTCGACGGCATGTGGGAGGCGCAGAAGCGCTTCGGCAAGCTCAAATGGAAGCAGGTGCTCGCGCCCGCGATCAAGTACGCGACGGACGGCTTCACCGTCGAACCGTGGATGCAGAAGCGTCGCGAAGTCGCGTCGCAGAGCTTCGGCGGCAAGACCAATTTCGATGCGTATTTTTCGAACCTGAAGGCGGGCGTCGTGTACCGCCAGCCCGAACTCGCGCAGACGCTGACGCGAATTGCGTCCGACGGCGGCCGCGAGTTCTACGAAGGGCAGACGGCCGACCTGATCGCGCATCAGATGTACGGCCACGGCCTCGTTACGAAAGCGGATCTGCTGCAGTACAAGGCCGTGTGGCGTCAGCCCGTGACGGCGAGCTGGAACGGCTATCAGATCGTCACGGCGCCGCCGCCGAGTTCGGGCGGCATCGGGCTGATCCAGCTGTTGAAGATGAAAGCGGACCTGAAGCCGCAATTCGACGGCGTGGCGCTCAATTCGGAGCCGTATGTCCACCTGGTCGCGCAGATCGAGGACCGCGCGTTCGCCGATCGCCAGCAGTACATCGGCGACCCCGATTCGTACCGCGTGCCCGTCGACAAGCTGATCGACGACGCGTATCTCGCGAAGCGCGTCGAAGACATCACGCCGGATGAAGTGCCGGGCGCCGCGCCCGTCAAGCCGGGTCTCGGCGACTCGATGCCCGAAAAGGCGCAGACGACGCATTTCTCCGTCGTCGACAAGTGGGGCAATGCCGTGTCGAACACGTACACGCTGAACGGGTCGTTCGGGTCGGGCGTGGTGGTTGATGGCGGCGGCTTCGTTCTGAACGACGCGATGGACGACTTCGAGGCGAAAGCGGGCGTGAAGAACCAGTCCGGCGTAACGAGCGGCGACGTCAACACGATCGCGCCGGGCCGCAGACCGTTGTCGTCGATGACGCCGACCATTCTGCTCAAGGACGGCAAGGTGGCGCTCGTGATCGGCACGCCGGGCGGCTCGCGCATTTTCACGTCGATCTTCCAGGTGATGACCGATCTGTACGACTTCAACCTGCCGCCCGCCGATGCGCTCTCCGCGATGCGCTTTCATCATCAGCTGTTGCCGCAGAAGACGATCTATTGGGAGCCGTATCACCCGATCGACGGCGAACTGGCCGAGCAGCTGAAGGCGCGCGGTTATACGGTGGAGGGGCAGACGTTCAACGGCGACGTGCAGATGATCCGCATCGATGGCACGACGCCGCAACCGGCCGCTGATCCGCGCGGCGTCGGCGTGGGCCGTGTGATTCAATAGCGATGGCGGCGCGGCCGCTTTCCATGAACACACGACAAAAACGGGGAACGGAATGACATTGGAGCAGCGGAGCGTAATCGTGTTGCCGGGTTACATGAACTCGGGCGACGGCCACTGGCAGACGCGCTGGGAAGCGCGCTACCCGAACTTTTCGCGCGTGCCGATGCGCGACTGGGATCATCCCGTCTGCGAAGAATGGTGCGACACGCTCGACGCCACGATTGCCGCTTCGAAGACCCCCGTTCTGTTTGCCGCGCACAGCCTTGGCTGCCTGACGGTCGCGTTCTGGGCGGCGCGCCATGCGTCGAAAGATGCGCTCGCGAAAGTGGCGGGGGCATTGCTGGTCGCGTTGCCCGATCCCGCGGGTCCGGGATTTCCCGCTGATGCCGCCGGTTTCGACGACGTGCCGATGTTGACGCTGCCGTTTCCGTCGATCGTCGTCGCGAGCACGGACGATCCGTATGGCGGCGTGCCGTTCTCGCAGGCCTGTGCGGCCGCGTGGGGCAGCCGCTGGGAGAACATCGGCCCGCGAGGTCATATCAACGCGGACAGCGGGTTGGGCGAGTGGGACGAAGGACAGCGCTGGCTGGGGT
This genomic interval from Paraburkholderia sabiae contains the following:
- a CDS encoding RT0821/Lpp0805 family surface protein, which produces MSMRIRAAFQLSVGGLLLAGAVGAHAANLGFLNDTPISYMKQADNDSLKAAAFDALDKKQDGESVTWNNDGLRNSTKIEAQLTPDATSKTGDRTCRQMHVVLSAKGQSMNLNPQFCREGTGRWVLQKKH
- a CDS encoding RBBP9/YdeN family alpha/beta hydrolase, which codes for MTLEQRSVIVLPGYMNSGDGHWQTRWEARYPNFSRVPMRDWDHPVCEEWCDTLDATIAASKTPVLFAAHSLGCLTVAFWAARHASKDALAKVAGALLVALPDPAGPGFPADAAGFDDVPMLTLPFPSIVVASTDDPYGGVPFSQACAAAWGSRWENIGPRGHINADSGLGEWDEGQRWLGSMA
- a CDS encoding glutamine--tRNA ligase/YqeY domain fusion protein, with the translated sequence MNNDRKDAERNDAPVSNFIRNIIDDDNRSDKWSQRVETRFPPEPNGYLHIGHAKSICLNFGIAQSYGGVCHLRFDDTNPEKESFEYVDSIVDAVKWLGFEWKDDKQEHLYFASDYYDKLYEFAELLITRGKAYVDSQSAEEMRANRGSATEVGTPSRFRDRSVDENLDLFRRMKAGEFKEGEHVLRAKIDMSSPNFNMRDPVIYRIRFAHHYRTGDKWCVYPMYDYTHCISDALENITHSLCTLEFEDHRPLYDWILNELADAGIFARPLPQQIEFSRLNLTYAITSKRKLLQLVNEGHVDGWDDPRMPTIVGVRRRGFTPDGIRLFCERIGITKVDSWIDMSVFEGALRDDLDEKAPRATCVLDPLKLVIDNYPEGQTEECSAPVHPHHPDRGVRTFPFSRELWIEREDFMESAPKGYFRLFPGNKVRLKYGYVVECTGAEKDENGNVIAVHCNYFPDSRSGTEGANNYKVKGTIHWISATQAVPVEVRIYDRLFKEAQPDAGGRDFLEALNPDSKRVMHAFVEPGLRDIEPEQRYQFERHGYFVADRYDTKPGKPVFNRIVSLRDSWGKPA
- a CDS encoding NUDIX hydrolase codes for the protein MSARTVSCGVVLLDPNGRVLLAHATETTHWDIPKGQGEEGEAPHVTALREMEEETGLTVEPERLTDLGRFVYRRDKDLHLFAARARADELDLTRCTCTSMFPRRSDGTMIPEMDAFRWAAPDEVEHYASRSLTRLFQTTLSLAELHQSLEAS
- a CDS encoding transporter substrate-binding domain-containing protein; the encoded protein is MKVAIKHRRVALAIIAAAALASFVPSAHADEPTGTLKKIHDDGVIALGVREASIPFSYADGDRTIGYSQTIALAIVDEIRKTLAMPNLRVREVPITSANRFMMLANNQIDLECGSTTHTRERENVAAFSNSFFQYAVRMIARKNAGITDFADLAGKPVVTTAGTSDERLVRQLNSEKQLNMRIASAKDHSDAFAAVKADRAVAFVMDEPILYGFRATDPRPDDFVVTGTPLGYETYACMFRKGDAPFRELVNRVISKMQTSGEAERLYNVWFTQPIPPHGINLNYPLSSEMRTLFAHPNDKALD
- the ggt gene encoding gamma-glutamyltransferase, producing MSLPTSRALRALSGADMHVETRAGTHAESSAARALARVATTLALTGALLASFVAAPVADAKTPQPKPALDASAVAVPDRYAADAAQQIFAAGGNAVDAAVAVAFTLAVTYPDAGNIGGGGFMTVYMDGKPYFLDYREKAPQSATRDMYIDDKGNVIKGMSAVGHRAVAVPGTVDGMWEAQKRFGKLKWKQVLAPAIKYATDGFTVEPWMQKRREVASQSFGGKTNFDAYFSNLKAGVVYRQPELAQTLTRIASDGGREFYEGQTADLIAHQMYGHGLVTKADLLQYKAVWRQPVTASWNGYQIVTAPPPSSGGIGLIQLLKMKADLKPQFDGVALNSEPYVHLVAQIEDRAFADRQQYIGDPDSYRVPVDKLIDDAYLAKRVEDITPDEVPGAAPVKPGLGDSMPEKAQTTHFSVVDKWGNAVSNTYTLNGSFGSGVVVDGGGFVLNDAMDDFEAKAGVKNQSGVTSGDVNTIAPGRRPLSSMTPTILLKDGKVALVIGTPGGSRIFTSIFQVMTDLYDFNLPPADALSAMRFHHQLLPQKTIYWEPYHPIDGELAEQLKARGYTVEGQTFNGDVQMIRIDGTTPQPAADPRGVGVGRVIQ
- a CDS encoding cytochrome-c peroxidase, which produces MAFGRTGWLGVLGVSALFAVVLTGCDAGNAQADGAHTSAAQAADASGAQIRKVSADGAAVLPAGGQTRAQVYESVRKMTAVGKQLFFDPSLSGSGKLACASCHSPQHAFGPPNALAVQLGGQDMHQQGMRAAPNIKYLQKVPSFTEHYHDSDDEGDESVDAGPTGGLMWDGRVNHARDQARMPLTSSFEMGSSPQKVASAVKAAPYANEFRDAFGAHVFDSDDTTFKAVLEALEVFQQTPELFYPYTSKYDAYLAGKAQLTKAELHGLQLFNDETKGNCASCHISQRALDGAPPAFTDFGLIALGVPRNRSLSVNRDAHFYDLGACGPERTDLKGQGEYCGIFRTPTLRNVALRKTFFHNGIYHSLDDVVRFYAQRDTNPEKFYPVVKGKVQKFDDLPKKYWANLNTDPPFDRKPGDKPALDESEIKDVVAFLKTLTDGYQPEAPQQHADAHIVSSK